acttctgtcagggagtttaTCTTCGGGAGTGCATGCTCTCCAGCTTCCCGCTTGAAGGCGGACGTTGCGCTCCTCAAGATGGCCAGTGTTGTGGCTGAGCCGCTGCGACCAAACTGTGTGCTCTCACATGCTGCAAGCCGGGTCAGATTTGCCTCTGCAGCATAGGAAAATCACAGGAACACTAACGATAGCCTCAGGGCAAACATTGGGGGAAAGTAAACTAGACAATTGCCCAGGACCCCCTATACACAAAAGGGCCTCCAGCCTTTACAAGTCAGTTATTACATTGATAATGCCAGTCCTGCATTATCAGTGCAGTTTCCAAGGTTGGATGTATAGAAGGACCTTTGTTGacttcatggtcatgtgaccaaagGTCCAACACCCTGCAGGAGTATGAAGGAAATGAAGAAGAGGAGAGAGCCTCATATGTAGaggacagtgtgtatgtgtgtccgCGCCTCTGCAGACCTATGTgtatccatggttacagactacactgAAACACCATGTAGTCTGATCCACTGCACCGAACCCCTCTTCTGGCTGAAACTTTGCAAACACAGGGAATAGCCGGCCATGTAATATGTGGATCTGATGGGTTCTGTATAGCCGGGATTACTTCATGAGACAAACCATTTTTAAATAGGTAAACTGATTTTTAGATTTGACACTtaggagtctgggaaagctgggtgacaacccttGGTGAAGCTATCAGCCAATGTGCAGGCTTAGTAAAAGGGGATGTAGGAAAAAAAATACCTTAATAAATTGAGAATATTTGCCTCAATGCCTTAGAGAGTCGATTCATGGAAGAGTTATCATATTTACTGATACAGTATGGACAACTAATGTTCAAAATGTATAGCAAAGTGCggctggtcacacatgctcagtcactacACATGCTCAGTCACTACACATGCTCAGTCACTACACATGCTCAGTCACTCCCCCTATAGCCAGGTTTCTGCATAACAATCCACCAATAGAAATAGCTTTCAGCCTGCTTTGTCAGGGAAGAGCACAAGCTTTGCAGCAGAATGGGACTGACTGGTGAAATTACAGGATACTTATGTTTACAGCTTCtagagggggaaggagactgactGGGACAATACTCGAGACAAGGAAGAAATGTATCAAAGGTGGCATTTCATATGCCCGCTGTTATCAGACGCCCCACATTTATTATATGTAATAAACTTGTTGCATTTTGGGGGCTGTCCGTTCACCAGAAAAAATGAAATCTATGCTAGTTAGATTTTAATGATAATGTATGCCAGTTTTCTGTCAGACATCATGGTAAAATTGTAGCCCCACAAAGTGTGTGGGATCATTACTGGGAACTTACTTGGTATTTTATTTTTTGCTGCCTGAGGGGGGAGGAGACTGATTTGGCAAATGGGGGGACCATATTAACAGAGTGAAGGAGACTGATTAAGGAACTTATTGGGGACTACGTTTCAGCTTGCAGATGGACAAGGAGACTATATTTAGGCTTTTAAAGATGGGGAATTTACAGGGGACAATGTTAAGAGCTGTTAGACTGGAAAGGAGTCTGACTGGGGATTTTATTGGTCACTACATTAGCAATTTCCAGAGTGGGAAGAAGACAAACTGGATACTTTATTTGGGACTACATTCACAACTTCCAGATGGAGGAGGAGACTAACCGGTGAATTTATTGGGGACTACATTCCCAACTTCTAGAGGGAGAAGGTGACTAACTGGATAACTTATTAGTGACTACATTCGCAGCTTCCAGATGCAAAAGGAAAGCTAAGTGGATAACTTCTAGGTGACTTTGTTCACAACTTCCAGAGGGAGAAGGAGACTAACTGGTGAACTTATTGGGGACTACATTCACAACTTCTAGAGGGAGATGGTGACTAACTGGATAACTTATTGGTGACTATGTTCACAACTTCCAGAGGGAGAAGGAAACTAATTGGCGAACTTATTGGTGACTAAGTTCACAACTTCCATTGGAAAAGACAAACCTGGGAACATATTGGTGACTACTTTCACAGCTTCTAGAAGGAGAAAGGGACTAACTGGTGTACTTATTTGGGACTACATTCAAAACTTCCAGAGGGGGAAGAAGACTGACTGGGGAACTTATTGGAAACTACATTTATATCTTCCAGAGGGGAAATGAGACTAACTGGAGAACTTACAGCTGACTAAATTCACAGGTTTCGGTGGGTAAGAGAGGAGTGGCCATTTTAAGCAAGAAGAGGTGAAAAACACAGAGGTTTTGGGATTTGTAGTTGGAAAACAAAAGTGGATGAAGTGACCCGACCCTGTAGCTTGTCTACCGTAGTAAAAATTAGCAGAGATGCTGTCAGGGAACACAAAGAAGGAAAAGAATAGCAAAGATTTATCTTCGAGTGAAAACCATGCAAATTAGGTTAAAAGTCCTGTTAACAGTCTTTTTTAAAGAATTGTTATTTATGGGATAACCTTTAGGCTTAATAGGGCAGGAAACATCACAtaacaaacacaaaaatgaaaataacAGTGCATTGTGCTTAATTGAGCCAAGGTCTCCACTGTTCCTCAGTCTGTACAAGAAGAGTCTTGTACTCCCCCAGGGTATAGAAATGTGTAATGTCTTTGGTATTCAGGAGGAGTATAGCGGACCCTGGCAGACAGTCTGGCCTCCTTCCTGTGGGGGATGGGCTCTACCTATTCACTGGCACATTCCCTGCTCCTATAAGCTTGTCATCCAGCTTGTCATCCAGCTTTCCCGGGAATAGGTACAAGAATCAGCTCACTGTAAACTGACTTCCAAGGCCTGTCGTGAGCTTGGCCTTTTGCACAatcaagcagagctgcagtgtaaagcattttGGAGGAAATTTATAAATGCCCCCGCTTTAAAATTTATGCAAATATTAAATTTGATAATAAATCtgtcatcattaaaggggttttccaggcttaTTATATTGATCACCTATGTTTTAGCATAGGTGGTCTATATCGGATTGGTGGGGGTCCGCCACCTTCACCGATcagctttttttcatttttagaaCTGAAACAGCACAGCTCAGTACACTAACTAGTGGCtggtgtcaggtactgcagcttggtGAATGAGCGCAGAGCTACAATACCCCGACGCGGCCCCTTCACAGTGTACACAGCCATGCTTTTTCGGCTCCATTGATGGATTACATTTGGGCAGAGCTGCAACCTTTCCTGATCTCGCCCACCTGACATAGGCGCACAAGTCTTATTACAAGCCCTGTACTTGGACAAGAAAAAGTCCCAAAGGGAGGGAATTGCTAGCATTGGGGTTCCACCTAAAGTGCCGAAGAATAAGAAgatattgctaaaaaaaaaaacagacctaaTAAAACCCTCCCGGTCCTCGGCACTGACAGTCTTTCCGTCTTAACAGTCTTTGAGATCCCTCTTCCAGCTTAATCGTCAGTAGACCACTGCAGGCAATCAGTGGCCACAATCACTTGACACCCAGAACAGAAGGAGCAAGGAGACAGAATTAGTATCGAGAAGCAGGCAGAGGACCGGTAgaagactatttttttttaatttttttattttaaagaccATGATGGGCCAAATCttaaagtaataaaaaataatggACAATCAAAATAAAAGGCAAACTAGATCCACACGAAACGAAGCCCAATATGTATGTTGTTTTCTTGAAAATTCAAAGAAGGGAAAAATTGTACGgttaaaatttttgcaaattttttttttattccagtaaAGTAACGAACAGATCTAAAAAAAATCTTTTCACCAAAGATCCTGATGTGCAATAAAAAAGTATTTACATAATTCCCCCAAAATCCTGAAATATCAGGTTGTTGGCCATTATAATTAATCCCTCTCTTCTTTTTTTGTATGCCAGGATTGAATGAATACAAACGTATGATCATGGGAGATATGAAGACCCCGGACTTTGACGACCTTCTTGCAGCCTTTGACATTCCTGACATGGTAGATCCGAAAGCAGCTATTGAGTCTGGGCACGACGAGCACGATAATCACGTTAAGCAAAATGCCCAGGGAGATGACGACGCTCACGTCCCATCCTCTTCTGACGTTGGTGTAAGTGTCATAGTTAAAAACGTAAGGACCATCGAATCTTCGGAAGCTTCAGAGAAGGACACGCATCACTCCGCAGGTAATGGCTTGCACAATGGCTTTCTTACCATCTCAAATCTGGAACGTTTTAACAAGGAAAGCCTTAAATCCCTCAAAGAGAAAGCGATGGTCTCTGGAAATGTCCAAAAGGACTCAGTTTTCAACCAGTTCAGCCCCATTTCCAGCGCTGAAGAATTCGACGACGATGAAAAAATTGAAGTTGACGATCCGCCCGATCGCGTGGATTTAACCACGGGTTTTGGCTCCAACCTTTTGCCTGCTTCTACATTCGAAAGGGATAAAATAAAGACGGTGGAGCACTTGATGAAATCTGCAAATGCCCTTCCCAGTAATGGAAGCAAAAGCAAAGAGTGCCAAAAAGAAGTCTACGATGTAAAggtaaaaaaagatgaaaaactcAAAGAGGGCGCTCATGGAAAAGTGCAATCGGAGAAAGGGGAAGTCAACGGAGAAAGCCTATCACAGTTGAAGTTAAAGTCTTCTGCAAAACTCTCTTCGTGCATTGCTGCAATCGCTGCGCTGAGCGCTAAGAAGACGGCCTACGATCCGAAAGATATGCAGTCCAATACGGAAGAGTCGACTCTGGTGCCTAAAGAAATTAACAACAGTCCGTTGGGAAATGTCAAGTGTCCCGATGCTCAATTGACTGTACAAAACCTCATCGATGGAGCAAAGAAGACCCCCGTGAAGCCAAGTGATAGCCCAAGGAGCGTCTCCAGTGAAAATAGCAGTAAAGGTTCACCATCGTCTGGCGGTTCAACCCCGGCTATCCCGAAAGTGAGAATAAAGACCATTAAGACATCATCTGGTGAAATCAAGAGGACTGTTACAAGGGTGTTGCCGGACTTTGATGCAGAAGGAACCAAACAACCTTCTGATCAGTCACCCTCTACTGTGGCTTCACCAGTTTTGTCATCTCATACATCGGCCGCGGCTATACTTTCTTCTCCTTCAAGACCCTCTGTGCAAACCATTCCTTCCACCAACCCAGCTTCTTCAACAGATGGTCTTCCAAAACAGGTCACTATCAAACCTGTGGCCACCGCCTTCCTCCCGGTATCTGCAGTTAAAACGGCGGGCTCGCAAGTGATAAACTTGAAGTTCGGTAACAACACAGTGAAAGCAACGGTCATATCTGCTGCATCGGTCGAAAGCACCAGCAATGCCATCATTAAAGCTGCCAATGCCATTCAGCAGCAGACGGTGGTGGTTCCAGCTTCGAGCCTTGCCAATGCCAAACTTGTGCCAAAGACGGTGCATTTTGCCAACCTCAACCTGTTGCCTCAAGGCTCTCAAACGACGACAGAGCTTCGCCAAGTGTTGACTAAGCCCCAGCAGCAAATCAAGCAAACCCTTGTGCCCACCACAGTGGTGACACCGACCAAAAAGGTGTCCAGAGTCCAAGTGGTAGCGTCCTCACAAAGTTCTGTGGTGGAAGCTTTTAATAAAGTATTGAGCAGTGTTAACCCGGTTCCCGTCTACATTCCCAATCTCAGTCCTCCAACCAATGCAGGAATTAGCTTGCCGGCCCGTGGATATAAGTGTTTAGAGTGCGGAGATTCGTTCGCCCTAGAAAAGAGTCTTCTGCAACATTATGACCGTCGCAGTGTTCGCATCGAAGTCACCTGCAACCATTGCACAAAAAACTTAGTTTTTTATAACAAATGCAGTCTTCTGTCACACGCACGTGGACATAAAGAAAAAGGGGTCGTCATGCAATGTTCGCACCTTATCCTGAAGCCGGTCCCAGTCGATCAGATGATTGCATCTTCATCCCCGAATAGTGTTTCAACTCCGACGACACCAGCGCCTCGACAAGGCCCCACTGTAGTGGTGGCACATACTTTAGCAAAGGTGCCAGCTGGAGCTTCTAGCCCGGTGATATCGGCTCCCATCACCGCCCCAGTCACACCCGCTATGCCTTTAGATGAAGATTCCTCCAAGTTGTGCCGACACAGTCTGAAGTGCTTGGAATGTAATGAAGCTTTCCCAGACGAAACTTCCCTAGCGACCCACTTTCAGCAAGTGGTGGACACCAGTGGACAAGTACGTAAAGTGTATACTTGCCTATTTGTTGTGATGATTACAGGTACAAATTGCTGCATTGTTGGAAAcatactgttaaggtaccttcacactgaacaacttaacaacgatatcgctagcgatccgtgacgttgcagcgtcctggatagcgatatcgttgtgtttgacacgcagcagcgatctggatcctgctgtgacatcgctggtcggagcagaaaggccagaactttatttcgtcgctgatcacccgctgacatcgctgaatcggcgtgtgtgactccgattcagcgatgtcttcactggtaaccagggtaaacatcgggttactaagcacagggccgcgcttagtaacccgatattttacTGTATTTTACTgtgttttacggccggcgcttacacagtgcagggaagctgacgccgggggacgcgacagacaccggaatgtaagtatgtagtgtttggttttttttacatttacaatggtaaccagggtaaacatcgggttactaagcgcagccctgcgcttagtaacccgatgtttaccctggttacccggggacttcggcatcgttggtcgctggagagctgtctgtgtgacagctctccagtgaccacacagcgacgctacagcgatcggcagcgttgtctagatcgctgcagcgtcgctaaatgttttCGAACCTGCATATTTTTGCTGTGCCAAAAGCCGCAAAgtcttacagttttttttttttacaacagagtatttttgacctcactgtgctcttttgtgtcttcaaagtcttacagttccagcaaagtggatggtatTTATAGAGATCGCGTGCCCACTGTGATTTTTTAAATCCATTTAAACTGAACTGCAATGAGGTTTTATTTACCTGTGTCCATTTCTCTTGTCGGTACGCTGAGCTTTAAGTGCAAATCCGCTCATGGGGGCCTCTACTGGGGTAGACGTTTAGTCTCAGTGGTCACTTATGTCCATGTTGGTGCAACATGTAATGAAACTGCTCAATATAATAACTCGGAAtatcaggccagattaaccccccacccagaatatacccctccgggtcagaatataccccagctgctgtagatcagatttttcaggcttctgagaaccattgagtgatatactcaataactgggcccaaggcagcacacggGGTCCCAGGCAGAACACGGGGCCCTAGATAGCACatgggggggcagagacagcgaatggggtcccaggcagcacacgggggcagagacagcgaacggggtcccaggcagctaacagggccccaggtagcacacggTGCCAGGCtacgcacaggaccccaggcagcacatgggggtcccaggcagcacacagggcgccaggcagcacacagtggccccagacagcatacaggggcccctggcagcgcacggggccccaggcagcgcacagggccccaggcagcacctggggcagagacagcaaacagggccccaggcagcacacgagggccccaggcagcacacgagggccccaggcagcacacgagggCCCTAggaagcacacaggggccccaggcagcaaaaAGGGCCCTAggaagcacacaggggccccagggagaGCACAGGGCCCCTGGCAGCATATAGGGGCCCCTggcagcacacgggggccccaGGCATCGCACAGGACCTTTGGCAGCGCACAGTGGCCCCAGTCAGCacatggggcagagacagcgaacgcggtcccaggcagcacacagggccccaggtagcGCACAAGGGCACCAGGCAGagcacaagggccccaggcagcacacgggggccccaggcagcacacaagggccccaggcagcacacgagggccccaggcagcacacgaggaCCCCAGGCAGCAAAAAGGGCCCTAggaagcacacaggggccccaggcagcacacgagggccccaggaagcacacaggggccccaggcagcaaaaAGGGCCCTAggaagcacacaggggccccagggagaGCACAGGGCCCCTGGCAGCATATAGGGGCCCCTggcagcacacgggggccccaGGCATCGCACAGGACCTTTGGCAGCGCACAGTGGCCCCAGTCAGCacatggggcagagacagcgaacgcggtcccaggcagcacacgggggctccaggcagcacacagggccccaggtagcGCACAAGGGCACCAGGCAGAGCACAAGGGCCCCTGTCAGcacacgggggccccaggcagcacacaagggccccaggcagcacacgagggCCCAGGCAGCAAAAAGGGCCCTAGGAAGCAGACAGGGGCCCCAGGGAGAGCACAGGGCCCCCGGCAGCATATAGGGGCCCCTggcagcacacgggggccccaGGCATCGCACAGGACCTTTGGCAGCGCACAGTGGCCCCAGTCAGCacatggggcagagacagcgaacgcggtcccaggcagcacacagggccccaggtagcGCACAAGGGCACCAGGCAGTGCACAAGGGCCCCATGCAGCACACGGGGGCCCCATGCAGCACACGgggaccccaggcagcgcacagggtctCTGGCAGCACACGGGAGCACCAGGCAGTgcatggggcagagacagcgaacggggtcctTCAGGCACGCGGGGGcttcaggcagcgcacagggccccagtcagtacacaggggccccaggcaacgcacagggccccaggtagcacacaggggcctcaggcagtgcacaggggccccaggcagcatacaggggtccatggcagcacatggggcccaggcagcgcacaggggccccaggcagtgcacagggggccACAGGCAGTGTATTAGGCCCCAggaagcacacagggccccaggcagtacactaggggcccaggcagtgcacagaggggcagagacagcgcacgGGACCCCAGACAGCGTACAGGGGGGCAGACACCGCACGCAAGGGGGAAGAGACAGTGCGCAGGGCCCCTGTGCTCTGGTTGGGATCCCCGTGCGCTGTCTAGGACCCCCTGTGCGCTGTGTGGGACCctctgtgtgatgtctggggccccgttcttgagtatatcactcaatcctgtgcgctgcctggggcccctgtgcgctgcctggggcccctgtgcgctgcctggggccccatgtgctgccttgtaccccattcgctgtctctgcccccgtgcgctgcctggggcccctgtgtgctacctggggccctctgcattgcctggggCCCTGGTgtactgcctgggaccccgttcactgccccccgtgtgctgcctggggcccccgtgtACTACCTGcagcccccgtgtgctgcctgggccctgtgtgctgcctggtgcccCGAGCGCTGCCAGGGGCCTCTGTAGTCTGCCTGGGACCGTGTTCGCTGTCTCTGACCCCTCGTGTGTTtcatggggcccctgtgtgctgcctggggccccatgtgctgccttgtaccccattcgctgtctctgcccccgtgcgctgcctggggcccctgtgtgctacctggggccctctgcattgcctggggCCCTGGTgtactgcctgggaccccgttcactgtctctgccccccgtgtgctgcctggggcccccgtgtACTACCTGgagcccccgtgtgctgcctggggcccatgtGTGCTGCCTGGTGCCCCGAGCGCTGCCAGGGGCCTCTGTAGTCTGCTTGGGACCCTGTTCGCTGTCTCTGACCCCTTGTGTgtttcctggggcccctgtgtgctgcctgggtccctgtgtgctgccttggaccccattcgctgtctctgccccctagtgctgcctggggccccgttcggtgtctctgcccccctgtacgCTGCCttgggccccgttcttgagtacatcacccctgtgcgatgtctggtgcCCCTGTGCCATGTCTAGGGCCCCTTACGCTGTCTGGGGCCtcatgcactgtctctgcccccctgtgcactgcctggggcctcgttattaagtatatcactcaatggttctcaaaagcatgaaaaatctgatctacagcagctggggtataatctggcctaggcctctTTAACCCTGGGTATATTAGACTGGGTGGggaggttaatctggcctgttacaccaggatatctatgcctatgcagcatcaatagtaaaaatatgtcatgttaaaaataataaaaaaaacaaaaaacctgctatactcaccctgcgccgcctttctcgctcttctccacgctcccgggaccgctccattgcaagcggcagcttccggtcccgtcccagggctggtgtgcgacaaggacctgccgtgatgtcacggtcatgtgaccgcgacattatcataggtcctgctcacaccagccctgggaccaccggaagctgccgcttgcaatggagcggtcccgggagcgtggagaagagcgagaaaggcggcagatggtaaatatagcaggacttcaacgggctataggtgagtatatgtttatttttctttttaaagtctctatactacgtggctctgtgctgggcaatatactacgtgactgggcaatatactacgtggctctgctatatactatgtggctgggcaataaactacgtggctgggcaatatactacgtggctgggcaatatactacgtggctgggcaatatactacgtggctgggcaatatactacgtggctgcaatatactacgtggctgggcaatatactacgtggctgggcaatatactacgtggctgggcaatatactacgtggctgggcaatatactacgtggctgggcaatatactacgtggctgggcaatatactacgtcactgggcaatatactacgtggctgggcaatatactacgtggctgggcaatatactacgtggctgggcaatatactacgtggctgggcaatatactacgtggctgggcaatatactacgtggctgggcaatatactacgtggctgggcaatatactacgtcactgggcaatatactacgtgactgggcaatatactacgtcactaggcaatatactacgtggccgcccaatatagtacgtggctcggcaatatactacgtggctgggcaatatactacatggctcggcaatatactacctgactgggcaatatactacgtcactaggcaatatactacgtggccgcccaatatactacgtggctcagcaatatactacctgactgggcaatatactacgtggctcagcaatatactacctgactgggcaatatactacgtggacatgcatattctagaatacccgatgcgttagaatcgtgccaccatctagtctactatgtaattgtctaagggtcacttccgtctttctgtccttctgtctttctgtctgtcccggatattcattggtcgcagcctctgtctgtcatggaatccaagtcgctgattggtctcgccagctgcctgtcatggctgccgcgaccaatcggcgacggccacagtccgattagcccctccatactccccagcagtcacagtgcccggcgcccgctccatactccccgcagtcaccgatcacacagggttaatgccagcgctaacggactgcgttatgccgcgggtaactcactccgttaccgccgctattaaccctgtgtgaccaagtttttactattgatgctaaatgttaaaaataataaaaaatcattatatactcaatttccgccgcctttcccgttcctcgcgacgctccggtaaccgctccatgcaagcgtcaggttccggtggcaaggatggtatgcgacaaggacctgccatgacgtcatggtcatgtgaccgtgacctcatcacaggtcctgcgctaccaaccctgggaccggaagctgccgagtgcaccgcacacaggcgacatgactacaagggctccctcggaaggtgagtatatgtttattttttattttttaacctgtgacatatacgtggctgggcaatatactatgtggctgggcaatatactacgtgactgggcaatatactacgtgactgggcaatatactacgtgactgggcaatatactacgtggctgggcaatatactacatgactgggcaatatactacgtggctgggcaatatactacgtggctgcaatatactacgtggctgggcaatatactacgtagctgggcaatatactacgtagctgggcaatatactacatggctgggcaatatactacgtagctgggcaat
This region of Ranitomeya imitator isolate aRanImi1 chromosome 1, aRanImi1.pri, whole genome shotgun sequence genomic DNA includes:
- the ZNF532 gene encoding zinc finger protein 532; this translates as MIMGDMKTPDFDDLLAAFDIPDMVDPKAAIESGHDEHDNHVKQNAQGDDDAHVPSSSDVGVSVIVKNVRTIESSEASEKDTHHSAGNGLHNGFLTISNLERFNKESLKSLKEKAMVSGNVQKDSVFNQFSPISSAEEFDDDEKIEVDDPPDRVDLTTGFGSNLLPASTFERDKIKTVEHLMKSANALPSNGSKSKECQKEVYDVKVKKDEKLKEGAHGKVQSEKGEVNGESLSQLKLKSSAKLSSCIAAIAALSAKKTAYDPKDMQSNTEESTLVPKEINNSPLGNVKCPDAQLTVQNLIDGAKKTPVKPSDSPRSVSSENSSKGSPSSGGSTPAIPKVRIKTIKTSSGEIKRTVTRVLPDFDAEGTKQPSDQSPSTVASPVLSSHTSAAAILSSPSRPSVQTIPSTNPASSTDGLPKQVTIKPVATAFLPVSAVKTAGSQVINLKFGNNTVKATVISAASVESTSNAIIKAANAIQQQTVVVPASSLANAKLVPKTVHFANLNLLPQGSQTTTELRQVLTKPQQQIKQTLVPTTVVTPTKKVSRVQVVASSQSSVVEAFNKVLSSVNPVPVYIPNLSPPTNAGISLPARGYKCLECGDSFALEKSLLQHYDRRSVRIEVTCNHCTKNLVFYNKCSLLSHARGHKEKGVVMQCSHLILKPVPVDQMIASSSPNSVSTPTTPAPRQGPTVVVAHTLAKVPAGASSPVISAPITAPVTPAMPLDEDSSKLCRHSLKCLECNEAFPDETSLATHFQQVVDTSGQKTCSVCMMLLPNQCSFSCHQRIHQHKSPFTCPECGAICRSAHYQTHITKNCLHYTRKVGFRCIHCNVVYSEIAALKCHIQGSHCEVFYKCPICPMAFKSAPSTHSHANTQHPGVKIGEPKIIFKCSMCDTVFTMQPLLYRHFDQHLEHQKVSVFKCPDCSLLYAQKQLMMDHIKSMHGTLKTVEGPPKIGTNLPLSTKPTTQNSNSPNKEDAKPVNGTEKSEKKATVPEKKTNQLVKKRAKPGWTCWDCDQLFNQRDVYISHMRKEHGKHMKKHPCRQCDKSFSSSHSLCRHNRIKHKGIRKVYTCPHCPDTKRAFTRRLMLEKHTRLMHGIHEYEVKADEDESEETNSVEMSDGKEDPEEPTPKRKLEEPVKEFRSSRGAITQPLKKLKINVFKVHKCAVCGFTTENLLQFHEHIPQHKSDGSSYQCQECGLCYTSHVSLSRHLFIVHKLKEPQGSTKQNGSGEDNQQENKPSVGNLAANNVSSGKTCKVCSKTFETEAALNTHMRTHGMAFIKSKRMTSTEK